A region of Microbacterium suwonense DNA encodes the following proteins:
- a CDS encoding 30S ribosomal protein bS22 codes for MGSVIKKRRKRMAKKKHRKLLRKTRHQRRNKK; via the coding sequence GTGGGTTCAGTCATCAAGAAGCGCCGCAAGCGCATGGCGAAGAAGAAGCACCGCAAACTGCTTCGCAAGACTCGCCACCAGCGCCGCAACAAGAAGTAA
- a CDS encoding ABC transporter substrate-binding protein produces the protein MNRRPLLFGTAVAAAAVLALSGCASDPGSSSDGGDTAPSGPDYGLVNAGTLTICSEVPYVPFEFEGGDNGTGYTGFDIDLTYAIAQKLDLKLSVQDVSFDGLQSGTTLIAGTCDMGASAMTITEERKANIDFSDPYYDSLQSLLTSVDSGIKSIGDLDGKNVGVQQGTTGESYATEHAKGATLVQYPGDAELWPALQAGQIDAILQDQPVNIEHEKADDGYKIVEEYDTEESYGFAFAKGDKVELREAVNKALQELRDSGDYDTIYDTYFAAK, from the coding sequence ATGAATCGTCGTCCTCTTCTCTTCGGCACCGCTGTCGCGGCGGCCGCTGTGCTCGCCCTCTCCGGCTGTGCCAGCGACCCGGGCTCCAGCAGTGACGGAGGCGACACGGCGCCCTCCGGCCCGGACTACGGTCTGGTCAATGCGGGTACGCTGACCATCTGCTCCGAGGTCCCCTATGTCCCCTTCGAGTTCGAGGGTGGCGACAACGGCACCGGCTACACCGGCTTCGACATCGACCTGACCTACGCGATCGCTCAGAAGCTCGACCTGAAGCTGAGCGTGCAGGATGTCAGCTTCGACGGTCTGCAGTCGGGCACAACCCTGATCGCGGGTACCTGCGACATGGGCGCCTCGGCGATGACCATCACCGAGGAGCGCAAGGCCAACATCGACTTCTCCGACCCGTACTACGACTCGCTGCAGTCGCTGCTGACCAGCGTCGACTCGGGCATCAAGAGCATCGGCGACCTCGACGGCAAGAACGTCGGCGTGCAGCAGGGCACCACGGGCGAGAGCTATGCCACCGAGCACGCCAAGGGCGCCACCCTCGTGCAGTACCCGGGCGACGCGGAGCTGTGGCCGGCGCTGCAGGCCGGGCAGATCGACGCGATCCTGCAGGACCAGCCGGTGAACATCGAGCACGAGAAGGCCGACGACGGCTACAAGATCGTCGAGGAGTACGACACTGAGGAGTCCTACGGCTTCGCCTTCGCCAAGGGCGACAAGGTCGAGTTGCGCGAGGCCGTGAACAAGGCTCTTCAGGAGCTGCGCGACAGCGGCGACTACGACACCATCTACGACACCTATTTCGCCGCGAAGTGA
- a CDS encoding Dabb family protein, producing the protein MSWKLAEPDAALRGEQAAEVARRLNALMGVVPELRAVSAGANVAHPDANWDVTLVADVDSLEALEAYQVHPAHKEVGAYLRSVVESRVAVDFEF; encoded by the coding sequence GTGAGCTGGAAGCTGGCGGAACCCGACGCCGCACTGCGCGGCGAGCAGGCCGCCGAGGTGGCACGCCGTCTGAACGCCCTCATGGGCGTGGTGCCCGAGCTGCGCGCCGTGTCGGCCGGTGCCAATGTGGCGCATCCGGATGCGAACTGGGATGTCACCCTCGTCGCCGACGTCGACTCGCTCGAGGCGCTGGAGGCCTATCAGGTGCACCCGGCTCACAAGGAGGTCGGCGCGTACCTCCGCTCGGTGGTCGAATCGCGCGTCGCGGTCGACTTCGAATTCTGA
- a CDS encoding ArsR/SmtB family transcription factor — protein MTDIFDVIADGTRRDILQLLLRRSTDGDAGTSVTEIVSELGVSQPTVSKHLKVLRESELVTVREDGQRRFYSLSVAPLETIDDWLVPFLVDAYGDQAPDIDYPGAPLNDGAAHAAEVVGRAAASAKYVVTSALRRLGN, from the coding sequence ATGACGGACATCTTCGACGTGATCGCGGACGGCACGAGGCGGGACATCCTCCAATTGCTGCTGCGTCGCTCGACGGACGGCGATGCCGGTACCAGCGTGACCGAGATCGTCAGCGAGCTGGGCGTCAGTCAGCCGACGGTGTCGAAGCACCTGAAGGTGCTGCGCGAGTCGGAGCTGGTGACCGTCCGCGAGGACGGCCAGCGCCGCTTCTACAGCCTGTCGGTCGCCCCATTGGAGACCATCGACGACTGGCTGGTGCCCTTCCTGGTCGACGCCTACGGCGACCAGGCGCCCGACATCGACTATCCCGGCGCTCCGTTGAACGACGGGGCGGCGCACGCCGCCGAGGTGGTCGGCAGGGCTGCCGCATCCGCCAAGTACGTGGTCACCTCCGCGCTGCGGCGACTCGGCAACTGA
- the aspS gene encoding aspartate--tRNA ligase → MLRTHTAGSLRASHIGQTVTLTGWVDRRRDHGGVAFIDLRDASGIAQVVIRDEEVAHPLRSEFVLQVTGEVSRRPDGNENPNLPTGEIELIASDVVVLNESAPLPFQVSSGLAESDPIGEEVRLKHRYLDLRRPAPAAAMRLRSDVYKAIRDELHEREFVEVETPTLTRSTPEGARDFLVPARLHPGSWYALPQSPQLFKQLLMVGGVEKYFQIARCYRDEDFRADRQPEFTQLDIEMAFVDQEDVIEMMESLVVAMWKTIGVDVQTPLPRMTYAEAMAKYGSDKPDLRFGLELVEATDYFSDTPFRVFQSEYVGAVLMPGGASQPRKTLDAWQEWAKQRGARGLAYVLFNEDGTLGGPVAKNLSETEQAGLAELVGAKPGDCAFFAAGSTKDSRALLGAARVEIGRRLGLLDPDQFAFTWVLDAPMFEPASDAVASGDVAVGAGAWTAVHHAFTGPKPEFADTFDTDPASALAYAYDIVCNGSELGGGSIRIHQEDVQKRVFKVMGITEEQADEKFGFLLEAFKYGAPPHGGIALGLDRVMQHLTKTESIREVIAFPKSGNGFDPLTEAPGAISAEQRAEAGVDFVPEDAED, encoded by the coding sequence GTGCTTCGCACACACACGGCAGGCTCCCTGCGAGCCTCGCACATCGGTCAGACCGTCACCCTCACGGGCTGGGTCGATCGTCGCCGCGATCACGGAGGCGTCGCGTTCATCGATCTTCGGGATGCCTCGGGCATCGCCCAGGTCGTCATCCGCGACGAAGAGGTGGCACATCCGCTGCGCAGCGAGTTCGTGCTGCAGGTGACCGGCGAGGTCTCGCGCCGCCCCGACGGCAACGAGAACCCGAACCTGCCCACCGGCGAGATCGAGCTGATCGCATCCGACGTCGTCGTGCTGAACGAGTCAGCGCCGCTGCCCTTCCAGGTCTCCAGCGGACTGGCCGAATCCGACCCGATCGGCGAGGAGGTGCGCCTGAAGCACCGCTACCTCGACCTGCGCCGCCCCGCGCCGGCCGCTGCGATGCGCCTGCGCTCGGACGTGTACAAGGCCATCCGCGACGAGCTGCACGAGCGCGAGTTCGTCGAGGTCGAGACACCGACGCTGACCCGCTCCACACCCGAGGGCGCCCGCGACTTCCTGGTGCCTGCTCGTCTGCATCCGGGCAGCTGGTACGCGCTGCCGCAGTCACCGCAGCTGTTCAAGCAGCTGCTGATGGTGGGCGGCGTGGAGAAGTACTTCCAGATCGCCCGCTGCTACCGCGACGAGGACTTCCGCGCCGACCGTCAGCCGGAGTTCACCCAGCTCGACATCGAGATGGCCTTCGTCGACCAGGAGGACGTCATCGAGATGATGGAGTCGCTCGTCGTCGCGATGTGGAAGACCATCGGCGTCGATGTGCAGACCCCGCTGCCGCGGATGACCTACGCCGAGGCGATGGCGAAGTACGGCTCCGACAAGCCCGACCTGCGCTTCGGCCTGGAGCTGGTGGAGGCCACCGACTACTTCTCCGACACGCCGTTCCGCGTGTTCCAGTCGGAGTACGTCGGCGCGGTGCTGATGCCCGGCGGCGCCTCGCAGCCGCGCAAGACGCTGGACGCCTGGCAGGAGTGGGCCAAGCAGCGCGGCGCACGGGGCCTTGCCTACGTGCTGTTCAACGAGGACGGCACGCTCGGCGGCCCGGTTGCCAAGAACCTGTCCGAGACCGAGCAGGCGGGCCTGGCCGAGCTCGTGGGCGCGAAGCCTGGCGACTGCGCGTTCTTCGCCGCGGGGTCGACGAAGGACAGCAGGGCGCTGCTCGGCGCCGCACGCGTGGAGATCGGCCGTCGGCTGGGACTGCTCGACCCAGACCAGTTCGCCTTCACCTGGGTGCTGGATGCGCCGATGTTCGAGCCGGCGTCGGATGCCGTGGCATCGGGTGACGTGGCTGTCGGCGCGGGCGCGTGGACGGCTGTGCACCATGCCTTCACCGGTCCGAAGCCGGAGTTCGCCGACACGTTCGACACCGACCCGGCATCCGCTCTCGCCTATGCGTACGACATCGTCTGCAACGGCTCCGAACTGGGCGGCGGATCGATCCGCATCCACCAGGAGGACGTGCAGAAGCGCGTCTTCAAGGTGATGGGCATCACCGAGGAGCAGGCCGACGAGAAGTTCGGCTTCCTACTCGAGGCGTTCAAGTACGGCGCTCCCCCGCACGGCGGGATCGCGCTGGGCCTGGACCGCGTGATGCAGCACCTGACCAAGACGGAGTCGATCCGCGAGGTGATCGCGTTCCCGAAGTCCGGCAACGGTTTCGACCCGCTCACCGAGGCCCCCGGAGCCATCTCGGCCGAGCAGCGTGCCGAGGCCGGCGTGGACTTCGTCCCGGAGGATGCCGAGGACTGA
- a CDS encoding helix-turn-helix domain-containing protein — protein sequence MPDVQDVRFLTVAEVAELMRVSKMTVYRLVHSGDLPAIRFGRSYRVPESAVAEALQRPIADVG from the coding sequence ATGCCCGATGTTCAAGACGTTCGATTCCTGACGGTGGCCGAGGTCGCCGAGCTGATGCGCGTGTCCAAGATGACTGTGTACCGGCTCGTCCACTCCGGTGACCTGCCCGCGATCCGCTTCGGGCGCAGCTATCGCGTGCCGGAATCCGCTGTTGCGGAGGCTCTGCAGCGACCCATCGCCGACGTGGGCTGA
- a CDS encoding transcriptional regulator, translating into MSHPRHDLDPALMTPVRLSLLAALSDDIELDFASLRDLIEADDSVVSKGIAHLEKLEYVKVTKGYVGTRPRTWVAATAKGRRALERHMGALRAIMGDAGS; encoded by the coding sequence ATGTCGCACCCGAGGCATGATCTCGACCCGGCGCTGATGACGCCGGTGCGACTGTCGCTGCTGGCGGCGCTGTCGGATGACATCGAGCTGGACTTCGCCAGCCTGCGCGATCTGATCGAGGCGGACGACTCGGTGGTGTCGAAGGGCATCGCGCATCTGGAGAAGCTCGAGTACGTCAAGGTCACCAAGGGCTATGTGGGAACACGGCCGCGTACCTGGGTGGCGGCGACCGCGAAGGGGCGACGGGCGCTGGAGCGGCATATGGGCGCCCTCCGCGCGATCATGGGTGATGCCGGCTCCTAG
- a CDS encoding TlpA disulfide reductase family protein: protein MSSPVRSRRGAWRITAAALAAVLAVGLSACAPDPGTEAYLNGDQKAYTIDDFRWVEIPADKRGEPVEFDGTTDQGEAFSSADILGDVAVVNFWYATCGPCRIEAKDLEAVWQEHQDDGVAFIGVNIYDQADTARAFAEKYGVTYPSLIDADTGEAKLAFAKVAPIQAPPTTLVLDKQGASPRASSARSTRPSCRR, encoded by the coding sequence GTGTCCTCGCCCGTCCGTTCCCGTCGCGGCGCCTGGCGCATCACCGCCGCAGCGCTCGCCGCTGTGCTCGCCGTGGGCCTGAGCGCGTGCGCTCCCGACCCCGGGACCGAGGCCTACCTGAACGGCGATCAGAAGGCGTACACGATCGACGACTTCCGCTGGGTGGAGATCCCGGCCGACAAGCGCGGCGAGCCGGTGGAGTTCGACGGCACGACCGATCAGGGCGAGGCATTCTCCAGTGCCGACATCCTCGGCGATGTCGCGGTGGTGAACTTCTGGTACGCCACCTGCGGCCCGTGCCGCATCGAGGCGAAGGACCTCGAAGCCGTCTGGCAGGAGCATCAGGACGATGGCGTCGCCTTCATCGGCGTGAACATCTACGACCAGGCCGACACCGCGCGGGCCTTCGCCGAGAAATACGGCGTGACCTACCCGAGCCTGATCGACGCCGACACCGGCGAGGCCAAGCTCGCCTTCGCGAAGGTCGCCCCCATCCAGGCCCCGCCGACGACGCTCGTGCTCGACAAGCAGGGCGCGTCGCCGCGCGCATCATCGGCCCGATCGACACGTCCATCCTGTCGACGCTGA
- a CDS encoding rhodanese-like domain-containing protein encodes MKSIDITQLAARQGVPLIDVRERDEYAAGHVPGAVNVPLSELGDRLEELPGEAFDVICQAGGRSARAVKALEARGYDATNVDGGTGEWIAQGHPVEK; translated from the coding sequence ATGAAATCGATCGACATCACGCAGCTCGCCGCGCGCCAGGGAGTGCCCCTCATCGACGTGCGTGAGCGCGATGAGTACGCGGCGGGCCACGTGCCCGGCGCGGTCAACGTGCCGCTCTCGGAGCTGGGCGACCGCCTCGAAGAGCTTCCCGGTGAGGCCTTCGACGTGATCTGCCAGGCCGGCGGCCGCTCTGCGCGCGCCGTGAAGGCGCTGGAGGCGCGCGGCTACGACGCCACGAACGTCGACGGCGGCACGGGCGAGTGGATCGCGCAGGGGCATCCGGTGGAGAAGTGA
- a CDS encoding sulfite exporter TauE/SafE family protein: MDIGSLVGLEQLTWGTLVLVVVAAFGAGWIDAVVGGGGLLQLPALLLIPGIAPVQALATNKLAGLAGTATSAGTYHRRARPDLRTALPMAAIALAGSFGGAAVAIVLPASAFKPIIVVALLAVAVFTAFKPQLGAATRLRFQGRRHHVTAGVTGLVIGFYDGLIGPGTGTFLVIALVALLGYDFLQSSAKAKIVNLATNAGALLLFIPHGSVLWVLGIVLAAANVVGSYLGSRMAIARGSTFIRVVFLIVVVLLIGKLGLDVWSENIAPALIA; this comes from the coding sequence ATGGACATCGGCTCACTGGTGGGACTCGAGCAGCTCACCTGGGGAACGCTCGTCCTGGTCGTCGTCGCCGCGTTCGGCGCCGGCTGGATCGATGCCGTCGTCGGTGGCGGAGGACTTCTGCAGCTTCCCGCGCTGCTGCTGATCCCCGGTATCGCCCCCGTGCAGGCGCTGGCGACCAACAAGCTCGCCGGGCTGGCCGGTACCGCGACCAGCGCCGGCACGTATCACCGGCGGGCGAGGCCCGACCTGCGCACCGCGCTGCCGATGGCGGCGATCGCGCTGGCCGGCTCCTTCGGCGGAGCCGCGGTGGCGATCGTGCTCCCGGCATCCGCCTTCAAACCGATCATCGTCGTCGCACTGCTCGCCGTGGCCGTCTTCACGGCCTTCAAGCCGCAGCTGGGCGCTGCGACCCGGTTGCGATTCCAGGGGCGGCGGCACCACGTCACCGCGGGCGTCACAGGACTGGTGATCGGCTTCTACGATGGGCTGATCGGACCGGGCACGGGCACCTTCCTCGTGATCGCCCTGGTGGCGCTGCTCGGGTACGACTTTCTGCAGTCGAGCGCGAAAGCCAAGATCGTGAACCTCGCGACCAACGCCGGTGCGCTGCTGCTGTTCATCCCGCACGGCTCGGTGCTCTGGGTGCTGGGCATCGTGCTCGCAGCAGCGAACGTCGTCGGCAGCTATCTCGGCTCGCGCATGGCCATCGCCCGCGGATCGACCTTCATCCGCGTGGTGTTCCTGATCGTCGTCGTGCTGCTGATCGGCAAGCTCGGCCTCGACGTCTGGAGCGAGAACATCGCCCCCGCGCTGATCGCGTGA
- a CDS encoding glutaredoxin family protein, with translation MTTLTLIGKPDCHLCEIASEVVDAVVAELPDAAAERIEIVEQSINDDPALYERWWEKIPVVLIDGELHAHWRVSPERLSSALKGAVGGDVLSDRREPKCDVLSDRRESK, from the coding sequence GTGACCACCCTCACCCTGATCGGCAAGCCGGACTGCCACCTCTGCGAGATCGCGAGCGAGGTCGTCGACGCCGTCGTCGCGGAGCTCCCGGATGCTGCAGCTGAGCGGATCGAGATCGTCGAGCAGTCGATCAACGACGACCCCGCGCTGTACGAGCGCTGGTGGGAGAAGATCCCGGTCGTGCTCATCGACGGCGAGCTGCATGCGCACTGGCGCGTCTCGCCGGAGCGCCTGAGCAGTGCCCTCAAGGGTGCTGTCGGGGGCGATGTGCTGAGCGACCGGAGGGAGCCGAAGTGCGATGTGCTGAGCGACCGGAGGGAGTCGAAGTGA
- a CDS encoding amino acid ABC transporter ATP-binding protein — MSTDLIDVHAPAIDIQGLVKSFGDNEVLKGIDLTVVGGEVVCIIGPSGSGKSTLLRSVNLLEEPTGGHILIEGIDVTDEETDIDRVRQRIGMVFQSFNLFPHMSVLGNLTIAQRRVKKRSKEEAEQVAREMLSRVGLSEKADAFPSHLSGGQQQRVAIARALCMNPDMMLFDEPTSALDPELVGEVLQVMRQLADEGMTMLVVTHEMGFAREVGSRLIFMDGGYILEQGDPREVLANPQHPRTQDFLSRVL; from the coding sequence ATGAGCACGGATCTGATCGACGTCCACGCGCCTGCGATCGACATCCAGGGTCTGGTCAAGAGCTTCGGCGACAACGAGGTGCTCAAGGGCATCGACCTGACGGTGGTCGGCGGCGAGGTGGTCTGCATCATCGGACCGTCCGGTTCGGGCAAGTCGACGCTGCTGCGCTCGGTGAACCTGCTCGAGGAACCCACCGGCGGGCACATCCTCATCGAGGGGATCGACGTCACCGACGAGGAGACCGACATCGACCGGGTGCGCCAGCGCATCGGCATGGTCTTCCAGAGCTTCAACCTGTTCCCGCACATGTCGGTGCTCGGCAACCTCACCATTGCCCAGCGGCGGGTGAAGAAGCGCTCCAAGGAGGAGGCCGAGCAGGTCGCCCGCGAGATGCTGAGCCGGGTGGGGCTGAGCGAGAAGGCCGATGCCTTCCCCAGCCATCTCTCCGGCGGTCAGCAGCAGCGCGTGGCCATTGCCCGCGCGCTGTGCATGAATCCTGACATGATGCTCTTCGACGAGCCGACATCGGCGCTGGACCCCGAGCTGGTGGGCGAGGTGCTGCAGGTGATGCGCCAGCTGGCCGACGAGGGGATGACGATGCTGGTCGTCACGCACGAGATGGGCTTCGCCCGTGAGGTCGGCTCCCGGTTGATCTTCATGGACGGCGGGTACATCCTCGAGCAGGGCGATCCGCGCGAGGTGCTGGCGAATCCTCAGCATCCGCGCACCCAGGACTTCCTGTCGCGCGTGCTCTGA
- a CDS encoding YegP family protein yields MAGRFELYEDKSGDWRFRLKAGNGEIIATGQGYASKSGAVNGIDSVRRNAADAEVVEVEN; encoded by the coding sequence ATGGCAGGCAGATTCGAGCTCTATGAAGACAAGAGCGGCGACTGGCGGTTCCGGTTGAAGGCAGGCAACGGCGAGATCATCGCGACCGGCCAGGGCTATGCCTCCAAGTCGGGAGCCGTGAACGGCATCGACTCCGTTCGCCGCAACGCCGCAGACGCAGAGGTCGTCGAAGTCGAGAACTGA